The region ATTACAAACTGCGCGCGCAAAAGTTGTTTGATGAGCTGGATGCGTTCTTCACGCAACTGGATAAATCCGGGCGCAAAGTGATGGTGGTGCTGGTGCCGGAACACGGCGCGGCGCTACAGGGCGATAAAATGCAGGTTTCCGGCCTGCGCGATATCCCAAGCCCGTCGATTACCAACGTGCCGACGGCGATTAAATTCTTTGGTATGAAATCACCGCATCAGGGCGCGCCGATAACCATTACGCAGCCGAGCAGTTTCCTCGCTATCTCCGAGATTGTTACCCGCGTGCTGGATGGCAAAATTTTTACCGAGGACAACGTCAACTGGCAGCAACTGACCAGTAATCTGCCGCAAACCGCGCCGGTGTCCGAAAACGCCAACGCCATTGTGTTGCAGTACCAGAATAAGCCGTATGTTCGCCTGAACGGCGGTGACTGGGTGCCCTACCCGCAGTGATCCTGCACACCTCTCCCCTGGCGGGGAGAGGTTATCGATTTAGCGCTGCTGCGCCAGCCAGACCAGCATTTTCAGGCTGGCGGAGTAGTAATCATCCTGCGCGGTGATCTGCGGTTGTGCAGGCGTTACACCCAACGTTAAATCCCGCACCGCCAGTAAACCGTCATTCATGTTGTACGGCGCGTTATCGTTGGTCGCCACATCCACCCATGCGGGAGTCTGGCTGCGGCTAAAACCCTGCCACCAGTTGCGCCACGGCGTTAACAGCGCGCTGTGCGGATCCTGCCAGCTCACATACAGCGGAATACGGATCGCGTCGTAGCTCATGCGCGGCGGCCACTCTTTCGCCGGATTCAGTTTGCCGTCCGCCGAAAGTGAAACCCAGTCCGTCGGTAAGCGCGCTTTGCCAAACGTCATGTTGCCAAGCAGTGTTTGCCCGTCTTTGATCAAATCGCGCCACACCACCTGATGGCTGCGCTCAGCGAAAGCCTGCCACGCCGGGAAAATAAAGTAGGACGGATTCAGGTTCAAATAGGTGTTGAGGTTAAAACCGTTAGCACCCGGCAACATCACGCGGTAACCCGCAAAACTCACCACCGTATGTTTGAGCACCGCCTGGGTTATCGCATCGGACGCGGCAAGGTACGCGGCGTTATTCCAGCGCTCCCCGGCTTTCAGCAGCGCCCAGGCGATCAGCACATCGCCGTCGGTAGCGTCGTTTTTATCGGCGATGGGATCGGCTTCCACCGGGTTATAACGCCAGTAAAACAGGCCATTGGCTTTGTTCTTCAGCGTTTTATTGGTCCAGTTCCACATGCTGTCAAAGGCCGCTTTATCATTGTTGGCGACCGCCATTAGCATGGCGAACCCCTGGCCTTCGGTGTGGGAGACGTTTTTGTTGCCGGTATCGACAATGCGACCATCCGGCATCAAAAAACGCGCTTTATAACTCTCCCAGGCGCCAGCGGCCTGGGAAACGGATGCAAATAGCAGACTCACCATCACCACCATTGCGGTGAAAACGCGCTTTAACATGGGCAAACTCACTGTGGGTTAGCGTAACGGAAAAGAACATCCGCCACAGAATAGAGCCTTTCGCGGGTAAACACGAGGCTCGCCTCACCGCCCTGGTTTCGCAGCCAGCGCGAATAAAGCCCTTCAAGAATGGCGCAAAACGCATAGCACCAGCGGGTCTGGTAGGCCTCTTCACGCGCCACCGGCAGCGCCTGGTGGCGAAACGCCATGCCGTGCTCAGTGGTTTCGATATCAATAAACCCCCAGTTGAACACCGCCAGTTGCGCATTAATGTTCGCTTCCAGCTCGCCGACCGTCGATGAGGCCGGAAGCGGTACACGGTCCGCTAATGCTTCGCCCATCTGGCGCAGGAACGGCAGGCTTTCCGCTTCGCCGACGTTTCGCACCATGCCGTCAATCATCACGCTCAGCAAATCAAACCAGCCCGGCGGCGTTTGCTGTTGCTGGAAATAGCCAAGCAGCAGCGTGTTAGCAGTGTTGGTTGTCATTATTTATCCCCCAGCATGTACCGGAGCCAAATCCCGGCAGTGCTTTCGTTGTAACTGCCGAAGGTGTCATAACCGACTTTTCCACCTACCGACATGTTTTTATTCACGTTGTAATCGAGCCCGGCATGGAAGTTATAGCCAATGCCATTCTGCGAACCGCCCTGGTACTGCGCCTCTTTCACAAAGCCCATATCGGCGAGCTGTTGCAACATCTTCTGCGCTTCCGGTTCTGTCGGGAAATAATTGCTCTTGTCCTGCGTGTAGGACTGGTAGCCCACCGCGCCGCCAATACTGAGTTTCCAGTTATCAATTTTCTGCGACAGATCAACCGGCAGCGACACGCTCACGTAGTTCTGCGGGCTGAAGTAACCGCCCTGGCCGTAAGTGAAGTAACTGAGGTTTTTCGAGTAGTTCATCCAGCCAACGTTCAGCCCCGTCTGTAACTGGCGGAAATCGTCGTGCCACGGACGCAGATAAACCCCGGCATTGGCGTTCACGCTGGTGTTGCTCGCCACATCTTTGCCGAGATAGCTGTATCCGCCGCCGCCAATGTAGAACCCCGCGTCGCCGTCGTCGTAGCTCAGTTGCACGCTGCCGCCGTTCTTGGTGACCTGCCCCCAGCGCTCGCCGGAGTAAGCGTCCCGCAGCCCAACGTAAGACAGCAAACTGTCGGTCACCGCGCGACGCTCGCCGGTAAGGATAAGCGTCAGGTAATTGGTCAGTTTCGGCGACCATTTCACGCCGCCGACCAGCGAGGTTAAATCCTGCCCCAGCGGCGTGCTGCCGATATCCAGCTTATAGCTGTCGCCGCTCAGCGCCATATTCAGCTCCACGCCGCTGGCGTTTTGCGAATCGGTGGAAGACTTAATCGGATCGCTATAGTTGGCCTTATAGTTTGATGCGCTCAAACTCTGCAAACGGCTCGATGACAGCAGCGAAGTGAGATTGTCGTAACCCGTTTCGGTAAACGGCGACAATTTGCTGGCATCGGCATAACCGGCGAGATCGGTAAATTTATCGCTGCCGTCGGTTGCCGTGGATTGATTGGCGTTTTTAATCGAGGCCGCAATGTTACTCACGCCATTCGCCAGCGGGTTCGCGCCATAACGCCGCCATGAATCGCCTGAAGCGCTGCCGGAACTGAGCGAAACCGGCGTCGCGGTAAATTCAAAGCGTGCATCGCCAAACGGCGAACTGGACCAGGTGAGCGGCGCTTTGGCTTCCGTCAGCTTGCTGGTGCCGTTTTCCCCGTCGCGGCCACGAATTTCCACGCCACCCTGCAACCACATGCCGGTTTTCTCGTTCATCTGCTGCATCATGTCGTCGACCTGGCGCAGTGTGCGCGTTTGCGCCGTTTCGACTGGCAGATCGGTACGCGTGGTGCCCGGCAAATTACTGCCCGGTTCGTGTGCCACCTGCGCAACTTGCCACGGCAGCGTTTGGCCATACAGCGACTGCGGCGCTGCGCTTTTACTGGTGGTGGTAAACGGATTATCCGCCAGCAACACACCGCCGATTGTCGGTGTTGCCGCGCTGTTGTTCGACTCCAGCCCCACCAGCTTACCGCGCGCGCTGCGCAGATAGGTCATCGCCTGCTGATGATTGCCTTTCGCCTCTTCCAGCCGCGCCAGCAGCAACAAGCGATCCGGTGAATTATTACTGCGCAGGCCGCTGGCTAAGGTTTGCGCCTTGTCGACGTTATTTTCCGCCAGCGCGACATCAATCGCCCCGACGCGCGCCGCCTGATCCTCGCTGTCGCGCGTCATCAGGTAGTCATACAGCACGCCCGCTTCTTTGTTCATCTTGCCGGACTGATACAAACGCCCCATCGCGAACATCAAATCCGTGTTCTGCGGGTCGTTTTGCAACGCGCGGATCAGCTTGTCATACGCGGCGGCATAATTGCCCTGCTCACGCAGTTGATCCGCTTCGTTGATTACATAACCATTCCGCACCCCGGCAAGCTGGGCTGGCGTGCTGCGCGCCTGCACGTCCGGGCGGGAAACAAAGGCCTGCGCCTCCTGGTTAAGCCCCGCCTGGTTCAGCACCGCAACCTGATCGGCATAATCGCCGATGTTGCCCTGCACGCCCTGTTTCATACTTTCACGCACCAGCGCGACGGCGGTGGTGGTATCGCCCGTCTGCGCCAGCATTCGCGCCAGTTTCCCGGCATCGACCGGGCTTTTCGGCGGTGTGGCCGCCAGCGCTTTCAGGGTATTGGATGCCGCCGTCATATTGCCCTGAGCGAGGTAGCGCTCAGCGGTCGCCATTTGCAGGTTGTAATTAACCCGCTGCGCCAGGTCGCGCATCTGGCCGTTCTGGCTGGCAGGCGAAATACGTGACAGCAGCGAACTGGCCTGTTGCCAGCCGCCATTTTCACTGGCGAACAGCGCGGCTGCATACAGTGAACTGGCTCCGGCTCGTGGATTTTGCGCGGGCAGCATCACGTTCGCGGCTTCATTTTCCTGACCCGCTTGTTGCAGCAAACGCGCCAAATCAAGGCGCAACCACGGATCATCCGGCAGACGCGCCACGCCCTGGCGCAGCACGGCAATGGCCTGCGACGTATTTCCGCTGGCTGCCAGTTGTTGCGCCTGCCGACGCAGCGGGTCGCCAGGCGTCCCCGTCACCACGCGCGGTTGCAGTTTTTCCTGCAAACTCGCCGGTAACGTGCGCAGCAGGCTTTGCGCTTCTGCCGCTTTGTTTTGATCGCGCAGCACGTAGTAGAGATTTTCCCGCGCCGGGGCATTCTGCGGCTGCTCGTTGAGGATCTCGCGCAGCGCTTGTTCCGCCTGCGGGTAATCTTTGTTCTGGCGCAGCACATCGGCGCGGAACAGCCTGGCGGCGGTGCCGCGCTCACCGCTCTGCTGCGCCAGCGGCGCGGAAAGTGCCAGCGCCTGGCTGACATTGCCCGTTTTTAACGCTTGCTGCGCCTGCGCCAGTTGACCATAAAACGCGGCGTCTTCCGCCTGCGCTTTACGTTCTGCTGAAGCCTCGCCGCCCTGGCTCGCCGCCCGGTTCAGATACTGTGCCGCCGCCTGGTAATCACCGTTGCGCTGGGCAATATAACCCATGCCCGCCAGCGCATCGGCGTCCTCCGGGTTGGTTTGCAGTACCTGCTCAAACTGGCGTTTTGCGGCATTGCTGTCGCCGCTATTCAGCGCGCTAAAGCCCGCGCCTTTCGCGCTGCCACCGACATTTTTACGGTAGTACGCCTGGATCTCGCTATCCTGCGGATGGCGCTGCAACCAGGTATCATAAAAGCGTTCATCGCCAGCCTGCGGCGCAAGCCACAGCAGCGCCTGACGCAGCCCTTCATCCGCCTCTTTATTGCCGCTGGCCATCGGCTCCAGCAGCAAAATCCCGTCGCGGCGCGTTGCTTCGCGCCAGGTCAACATCTTGCCCAGCGCCACGCGGGCGGCATTGTCCTGCGGATGCTGGGCGACGAAGCGCTGAATTTCTGCCAGCGCCTGCGGGTAGAGCGCTTTATCGCCCGCCATCGTTAAATAGTATTCCGGCGCGAGGCTCGGCGGCGGCGTGTCGCCATTGAACAGGCTGCGCCAGGTTTCCAGCGCTGCCGGAACATTGCCGCTGCGCGCCTGCTGACGGGCAAGCGTTAACTGCCCTTGCGGCACCTGCGCCAGCTGTTTTGCATTATCCAGCGCCTGCAAACCGCTATCGTCCGGCGCGGTTTTCGCCAGCCTGGCGCGCCACTGCGCGGCGGTTTGTAAATCACCATTTTGCTGCGCCCACAGCGCCATCAGGTACATCGCCTGGGTGTTGTTGGCATCGACCATTAACACCTTTTTGAGCGACTCCATCGCCAGGTCGTCGTGGGACTTTTCGTGCCAGTAGTTCGCCTGATCAAACAGTGCCTTGAGCGCCGCGTCATTTGGCGCGGCCTGTGCCATACCAGAGGTCGCCAGCGTCAGCGCGCCGGAGAGGCAAATTGTTGTCAGCCGACGGGCGGTTTTTTTAGGCATTATTGTCACCCTTTTCACTTGCTGTTCCCCGCATCCAGACGTTTACGCTCGCGTTTTTTAAGCATGCGATACACCATTCCCCCCACCAGCGACCCGACCAGCAGGCTCAGGATCGCCAGCAGCGCCGAGTGCTGGTTGGCGTACCAGACAATTTTCAGATGGGGCGGCATTTCGCCGCTGGGGAACTGTTCGCCGACGCGGAAGCTGCGCACGCCATTTTCATTGGTGATGATGGCGGCGTCACCGCGAATACCGGCGTTGATTTTTGCCGACGCCAGATCGTCATGCAGATGCGATAACTGCTCGTCGTTGCTGCCAAGCGCCAGCACCACCAGTCGGGCATCGTTCCATGGCGAGCGGAAACTGATAAAGCCGCGCCACGCTTCATTGGAAGAGAAGTAGCGATCGGCTTCCAGCCCTTCAGCCGCCCAGTCGCCCGCTATCCAGCGCTGCACTTTCTGCCAGCTGGAAGGCTCACGCACGCCCAGCGTGCTGTCGTGGGTGACAAACGGCGAATTCGCCAGCAGCGCACGGTTAAAGTCATGCTGATCCATACCGCTTACCGCCAGCACATCGCGATCCCGCAGCAGTTCCAGAAAACTGCCGCCGGTCGGCACACCGAACACCACGCGGTTGTGACCGAGCGCGGTTCCGGTGGCGTTGCCTGAGCGTGCCGCCATATCAAACAGCGTGGCGATCTGCGTTTCGCTGGGGTTAACCGGCAGCATCAGTAC is a window of Enterobacter sp. R4-368 DNA encoding:
- the bcsD gene encoding cellulose biosynthesis protein BcsD, producing the protein MTTNTANTLLLGYFQQQQTPPGWFDLLSVMIDGMVRNVGEAESLPFLRQMGEALADRVPLPASSTVGELEANINAQLAVFNWGFIDIETTEHGMAFRHQALPVAREEAYQTRWCYAFCAILEGLYSRWLRNQGGEASLVFTRERLYSVADVLFRYANPQ
- a CDS encoding glycosyl hydrolase family 8, which encodes MLKRVFTAMVVMVSLLFASVSQAAGAWESYKARFLMPDGRIVDTGNKNVSHTEGQGFAMLMAVANNDKAAFDSMWNWTNKTLKNKANGLFYWRYNPVEADPIADKNDATDGDVLIAWALLKAGERWNNAAYLAASDAITQAVLKHTVVSFAGYRVMLPGANGFNLNTYLNLNPSYFIFPAWQAFAERSHQVVWRDLIKDGQTLLGNMTFGKARLPTDWVSLSADGKLNPAKEWPPRMSYDAIRIPLYVSWQDPHSALLTPWRNWWQGFSRSQTPAWVDVATNDNAPYNMNDGLLAVRDLTLGVTPAQPQITAQDDYYSASLKMLVWLAQQR
- a CDS encoding cellulose biosynthesis protein BcsC produces the protein MPKKTARRLTTICLSGALTLATSGMAQAAPNDAALKALFDQANYWHEKSHDDLAMESLKKVLMVDANNTQAMYLMALWAQQNGDLQTAAQWRARLAKTAPDDSGLQALDNAKQLAQVPQGQLTLARQQARSGNVPAALETWRSLFNGDTPPPSLAPEYYLTMAGDKALYPQALAEIQRFVAQHPQDNAARVALGKMLTWREATRRDGILLLEPMASGNKEADEGLRQALLWLAPQAGDERFYDTWLQRHPQDSEIQAYYRKNVGGSAKGAGFSALNSGDSNAAKRQFEQVLQTNPEDADALAGMGYIAQRNGDYQAAAQYLNRAASQGGEASAERKAQAEDAAFYGQLAQAQQALKTGNVSQALALSAPLAQQSGERGTAARLFRADVLRQNKDYPQAEQALREILNEQPQNAPARENLYYVLRDQNKAAEAQSLLRTLPASLQEKLQPRVVTGTPGDPLRRQAQQLAASGNTSQAIAVLRQGVARLPDDPWLRLDLARLLQQAGQENEAANVMLPAQNPRAGASSLYAAALFASENGGWQQASSLLSRISPASQNGQMRDLAQRVNYNLQMATAERYLAQGNMTAASNTLKALAATPPKSPVDAGKLARMLAQTGDTTTAVALVRESMKQGVQGNIGDYADQVAVLNQAGLNQEAQAFVSRPDVQARSTPAQLAGVRNGYVINEADQLREQGNYAAAYDKLIRALQNDPQNTDLMFAMGRLYQSGKMNKEAGVLYDYLMTRDSEDQAARVGAIDVALAENNVDKAQTLASGLRSNNSPDRLLLLARLEEAKGNHQQAMTYLRSARGKLVGLESNNSAATPTIGGVLLADNPFTTTSKSAAPQSLYGQTLPWQVAQVAHEPGSNLPGTTRTDLPVETAQTRTLRQVDDMMQQMNEKTGMWLQGGVEIRGRDGENGTSKLTEAKAPLTWSSSPFGDARFEFTATPVSLSSGSASGDSWRRYGANPLANGVSNIAASIKNANQSTATDGSDKFTDLAGYADASKLSPFTETGYDNLTSLLSSSRLQSLSASNYKANYSDPIKSSTDSQNASGVELNMALSGDSYKLDIGSTPLGQDLTSLVGGVKWSPKLTNYLTLILTGERRAVTDSLLSYVGLRDAYSGERWGQVTKNGGSVQLSYDDGDAGFYIGGGGYSYLGKDVASNTSVNANAGVYLRPWHDDFRQLQTGLNVGWMNYSKNLSYFTYGQGGYFSPQNYVSVSLPVDLSQKIDNWKLSIGGAVGYQSYTQDKSNYFPTEPEAQKMLQQLADMGFVKEAQYQGGSQNGIGYNFHAGLDYNVNKNMSVGGKVGYDTFGSYNESTAGIWLRYMLGDK